CGTTGCGCGATGCGGGCATGGAGGTCATCTACACGGGGCTGCACCAGACGCCCGAGATGATCGTCAACGCCGCCATCCAGGAGGACGTGGACGCGATCGGCATGTCCATCATGTCGGGAGCGCACATGACGCTGTTCCCGGCGGTGATCGAGCTGCTGAAGAAGAGCGACGCGCTCGACATCGCGGTGTTCGGCGGAGGAATCATCCCGGATGACGACATTCCCAAGCTCAAGGGCCTGGGCGTGACGGAGATCTTCACCCCCGGAAGCTCGACGCAGGACATCGTCCAGTGGATCCGAACCAACATCGCCGCCCGCGCTTGAGCGGGCTCGCAGGACTGCCGGAACGGGTGGACGTGTACGAGGTAGGCCCTCGTGACGGCCTGCAGAACGAGCTGCGCACGCTGCCCACGCGAGACAAGGCGAGGCTGGTGGAGGCGCTGATCGCGGCGGGGGAGAAGCGCATCGAGGTGACGTCGTTCGTGTCACCCAAGTGGATCCCCCAGCTGGCGGACGCCGAGGAGCTGCTGCGCCTGGTGGGCCGGCGAGAGGGCGTGACGTTCTCCGCGCTGGTGCCCAACCTCCGGGGCCTGTCGCGCGCCAAGGAGGCGGGCCTGGAGGAGGCGGCGGTCTTCATCTCCGCGTCCGAGGCCCACTCGAAGAAGAACATCAACAAGAGCATCGCCGAGGCGGTGGCCGAGGCGAGGCAGACCACCGAGGCGGCGCTCAAGGCGGGCCTGCGGGTGCGCGGCTACCTGTCCACGGTGTGGGGCTGCCCCTACGAGGGCGAGGTGCCCGTGTCGCGCGTGGTGGAGATCAGCCGCGCGCTGGTGGACGGTGGCATCTACCAGCTCAGCCTGGGTGACACGATCGGGGTGGGGACGCCGAGGCAGACGGAGACGATCCTCTCCGCGCTGCTGGAGCACATCCCGGTGGAGAAGCTGGCGCTGCACCTGCACGACACGCGAGGCACGGCGCTGGCCAACGCGCTGGTGGGCCTGCAGATGGGCGTGACGACGTTCGACGCCAGCATCGGCGGACTCGGTGGCTGCCCGTACGCTCCGGGCGCGGCGGGAAACCTGGCCACGGAGGATCTCGTCTACATGCTCCACGGCATGGGCGTGCAGACGGGCATCAACCTCGACAAGCTCGTCGAGGCGGGCATGGTGGCGCAGGAGCTCATCGGCCGGAAGCTGGCGGGCAAGTTCCTCCAGGCGGCCCTGGGCGAGCGCGAGAAGAAGGCGAGCCGCCGGGCGCAGACCTGAGTCCGCGTCATCCGGCGGCGGGGGAGCGCGGTGCACCCGCGCCCCGTCTCAGTGCAGCGCCGTCGTCCTTCCCGGCATGATCGCGGCGGACGTATCCGTCCCCGCTGGCGAGCCCCCACCCGAGTGCTCCGACGGAGCGCTCTCGGGCACGGGGGGCTCGGTCGGGCTGTCCGAACCCGCCGGAGCGCTCCCGCCCGTGGGCCCCGGCTGAGCGGCCGGAGCCTGCTGGGTCTCGGCGGTGACGGGGGCCTGCTGCGTGACCACGGCCGGCTGCTGCTCCGTGGGAGCAGGCGTCTGCGTCGCGGGCGCCACCACCACGGCCGGTTGCGGCTCGACGGGAGCGGGCGCCGGAGCGGGAGTGGCGGGGGCCTGCTGCGTGGCCAGGGCCGGAGCCTGCTGCTCGAGCCCGGGCGGGAGCCGGCGCGGGGGAACGACGACGGGCGGGGGAATGGGGCAGCGGGTGCAGGGACCGCGCAGGGGCACCGCGAGCACCTGGCCCAGACGCAGGAAGGTGCCGCGCATCCGGTTGGCCTTCTTGATCCGCTCCACGCCGGAGTTGTAGCGCAGGGCGATGGCGCCGAGCGTGTCACCCGAGCGCACCCGGTGCATGACGATGTTCTGGTCCGGCTGCATCGCGAGCAGTGGGGCGACGCGGCGGCCCAGCTCCTGGGCGCGCGGGTTGAAGAAGCGCACGTGGAAGTGGTCGCGGTGGCGCCGGGCGTGCTTGATGAGGGACTTCGCCCCGGCGTTGAAGAGCGAGTCCAGCCACTCCTTGTTCTCGCCCTTGCGCAGCGCGTAGTCGTACAGGACCTTCATGACGCGCTTGTCCACGAGGATCATCTGCACGTCCGAGTTCGTGGCGAGCGACTTGATGAGCGCCCAGTTCAGCTCGAGGTCGATGTACTTCTCGCGCTCCCTCACGCGGATGGGATCCACGGTGGGGTAGTAGAAGCCCAGGTCCACGTCCCGGCCGTTCTGGTGGCTCTTGTGCGGGCGCAGGTAGCCGCCCTCGCGGGAGCTGAGCTGGTTCACCCGGAGCGGGGGCGCCTTCGGGTACTGCGCCCGGACCTCGCGGATGGCCTTGGCGAGGTAGTCCACCGTCTCCTGGGTGCCCCAGGCCAGCTCGGGCGAGACCACGATCCACTCGGGGCTCTCGGGCACGCGGACCGAGTTCACCATGCGGCCGCTCTCGACGAACCCCACGGAGATCGACCCGAGCGCCTTCGGCTCCTTCTTCCACAGCTCCGTGAGCTGCTCGTCCGTGAGGTCGGCGGTGTAGAGCGGACCCGTGGGCACGGCGCCCGTGGGCGCCTCCTGGGCCTCGCCCTCGTCGGTGTCGGTGGCGTCCGCCACCTCGTCGTCACCGTCCTCGGTCTCCTCGCTCCCTTCGGAGGAGGGCTCGGACGCCGCGACGGCCGCGTCGTTGTTCTCGACGACGGCCTGCGTCACGGCCTCGGGGGGCACCGGGGTGCTCTCCGCCCCCTGAGAAGGAGCCGCGGCCGACGACGCTTCCACCTCCCGTTCCGTCGCCTTCGACGGAGAGACGGAGGGAACCACGTGCGCCGCGCAGCCAGCGCACAGCAACAGGATGATCCAGGATGTAGAACGCACTCGGCACGCAGAATGGACCGAAATTGTTCCGGGCCAAAGTAAAGCGCTCGGGCTGCCTGGGACTCCTGGCAGGCATCCTGGAGGGACTTGACGCGTGGGGCCGAGGCCGCCAGACCCGTGACGGCACCTACCTCGGACCGATTCGCGAGTGAAACCGGGCACTTCGGAGTCCAGTCGAGGTGCGGGGGGGGCTCGCCGGAGGTGGGGCGAGGGTTGACGGCCCGGGGTGGGGCGGGAGAAGTAGACGGCCCCCCAACGACCTCGGGAAGGACATGACCCCGCTTCGAAAGATCTCACTCCTCGGCGCAGTGCTCCTCACCGTGGGAGGGCTTCACGCGACGCCGTCCGCCGCCGCGCAGGTGCCCGTGACCAACGCCGGCTTCGAGGCGCCCGGAACCTCGGGGCTGCCCGCGGGCTGGACGGTGAGCGGCGAGGGCCGGGTGACCTCCAGCGCGGAGGGCCGCTCCGAGGGCGCCAAGGGGCTCGTCATCGAGAACCCCGCCGGAGGCGCCGAGACCACCGTCCAGTCCCAGCCCGTGAAGCTCCAGGTGGGCCGCCTCTATCGGCTCAGCGCGTGGGTGAGGACGCGCGGCGTGCGGGCGGATCCGCAAGCGCGCTACCCCACGGCGCTCGGCGCCTGCCTGTCGATGAAGAGCTTCCCCTTCACCAACAGCTCCCCGACGCTGGGCGCGGACCAGGACGGGCGCGTCTCGGTGCTCTTC
This is a stretch of genomic DNA from Archangium violaceum. It encodes these proteins:
- a CDS encoding cobalamin B12-binding domain-containing protein; amino-acid sequence: MAEKKLRILVAKPGLDGHDRGAKIIARALRDAGMEVIYTGLHQTPEMIVNAAIQEDVDAIGMSIMSGAHMTLFPAVIELLKKSDALDIAVFGGGIIPDDDIPKLKGLGVTEIFTPGSSTQDIVQWIRTNIAARA
- a CDS encoding hydroxymethylglutaryl-CoA lyase, producing the protein MDPNQHRRPRLSGLAGLPERVDVYEVGPRDGLQNELRTLPTRDKARLVEALIAAGEKRIEVTSFVSPKWIPQLADAEELLRLVGRREGVTFSALVPNLRGLSRAKEAGLEEAAVFISASEAHSKKNINKSIAEAVAEARQTTEAALKAGLRVRGYLSTVWGCPYEGEVPVSRVVEISRALVDGGIYQLSLGDTIGVGTPRQTETILSALLEHIPVEKLALHLHDTRGTALANALVGLQMGVTTFDASIGGLGGCPYAPGAAGNLATEDLVYMLHGMGVQTGINLDKLVEAGMVAQELIGRKLAGKFLQAALGEREKKASRRAQT
- a CDS encoding penicillin-insensitive murein endopeptidase, coding for MRSTSWIILLLCAGCAAHVVPSVSPSKATEREVEASSAAAPSQGAESTPVPPEAVTQAVVENNDAAVAASEPSSEGSEETEDGDDEVADATDTDEGEAQEAPTGAVPTGPLYTADLTDEQLTELWKKEPKALGSISVGFVESGRMVNSVRVPESPEWIVVSPELAWGTQETVDYLAKAIREVRAQYPKAPPLRVNQLSSREGGYLRPHKSHQNGRDVDLGFYYPTVDPIRVREREKYIDLELNWALIKSLATNSDVQMILVDKRVMKVLYDYALRKGENKEWLDSLFNAGAKSLIKHARRHRDHFHVRFFNPRAQELGRRVAPLLAMQPDQNIVMHRVRSGDTLGAIALRYNSGVERIKKANRMRGTFLRLGQVLAVPLRGPCTRCPIPPPVVVPPRRLPPGLEQQAPALATQQAPATPAPAPAPVEPQPAVVVAPATQTPAPTEQQPAVVTQQAPVTAETQQAPAAQPGPTGGSAPAGSDSPTEPPVPESAPSEHSGGGSPAGTDTSAAIMPGRTTALH